CTAAGGTTCAACAGCTTAAGTTAATTAATTGGGTTGTAATTTTATTAACGTTGAGCTTGTTAATGATGACCCAGATGCTCAACTTACCAGAATCTCACAAATTGATACTAGATAGCTGTTCACTCAAGTCCTCCTTAACTAGAAGGCTAAACAGACCAACCCACACAAGCCCACTATTAAAAGTGTCTATATTTTACCTACCAGCTCTACAAGCCTGCAAGGTAAACATATTGACCTGCAGGACCGACATGCATACAAAATTTCAACTGGACAAACCTTGAGAGAATTTGCAATTGAGAAGAACCTCATCCTGTAAGAACTGAACCTTTTTGGGCAATTCGACTAAGAGTGGGTTCAGTGGCTGCCGAAGATGTCATCAGTGATTGCAATGAAGGTGAACTAACCAAAACACAATAACAAAAAAAGGAAGCTATTTTTGCACATGCTTGAACTTTTTCACTTTGACAAAAAGTAATAACAAGCTATAAATAATACTTTGGGCCCAAATACAAAGCTATTTTGTTTACAACAGGATTAATGGGAGACATACATCAATTGTGCAAATATGTAGAATCTAATCTACAGTAAATATGGGAAGAATGGAGAAGTATACtcatgaagaagaaagtgatttggttttggttttgataGCAGGTGGCGAATTGTTAACAGTAGAATTATCTGTCCAATTCTTTTCACCCCAGTGCCATAACATGCTCTCCCAGAAGCAGAAATCCTCAAAGCACGTTTTCAAACGCGGGTCTTTAATCTTAATTTTCCAGTGACCATCACTGTAGTTTCCTTTCTCTGCTTGTCTACGATCCCACTCTAATGCAGCCTTCTGCTTGGACCTAAGCAAACAGAACTTCTGCAAGTTTTCCGGCATGGCATCGTGCACCTTCCACCATCTCGCATGAGCTACGTTACTCGCAAACTCTTGCAGAATGTCCACATTCCAGTTGCAGTCGTAGTCTCGGAAGCACAGCCATGGTTTATTACCCAGATAGTGAATGACATAAAGGATTGGTGGGTCAGCTCCAAAGAGATGAGTTTTCATCACTTTTTTCTCTTCCTCATCACCTTCCCAGAAGTGCTTCAAGAAGTTCATGTGCCTTGGAATCCGATGCCACCATGTGAAAATTTCATTCAGATACCCCTGGTCCCCACCATTATAGGAGACTATCTCATTGATGTGATCCATAAGCAGTTTGAAAGTACAATTTGATGGTTCAACCACCATTACACCTGAGTTGAACAGCGTAGCATTGTTTCCTATGGCTGATATTTCAGGCATTTCGAAAAGAAAATCGATATTTCTAAGTATAAGAAGGTCAGCATcaatgaaaatgattttgtcATAATCTGTTAGCTGCCAGAGGCGGAATTTGCTGTAGTTCCACTCGTTATATGCCTCGGGTTCCGCTTTTGGATTCCTGATTCTTTGAATTGTATGGATCTTCCATCCAGCAGCTGCCAAGCCCTCCCTATGATATTCGCTAATTGTTTTATCAACAAGAATCACAAGATCTCGTGTTGAACCAGCCATGCGAATACTCTGAGCTGCAGTAATGGCTCCACAAACATAAATATGTGCAGAGTGCAGGATTGTTGCATAAGCTTCTCGACGCGGCCTTTCTGAGTAAAAGTTTTCTGTCAAAAGAATGTAGTTAGTCTCTAATCAACGTAACTATATCTAGTTGAATTCATAGATATTGCAACTTCCAAGGAAACAGAATGATATACTTTCAAAAGCCATTTTATTAGCTTTCTGAATACCTCAAAAGTAAAAATACTTACATAAGACATGACTTCAATGATTAAAATATACTAGCTGATGGGATTCAATTAACTTATATGTTCATTCTATCTCTGACACTAAGAACATTGTTTGAGACACCATTAGGTAACCCCGCCTTATTATTTGGTTAGTTGAGATTGTTAGCTGGAGAGGTGGGATATGATAGTGTATGCCCGTTTAGATTTGGATCAAAGAGCTCTTATTGGAGCTTCTGTACTAAAAAGTGcactagataagctccaataagtgctctttggtcCGCATCCAAACAGGCTCATATTAAGGGATAAGAAATAAAGAGCAGCTTTAGGGATTTTCTGAGAGAGTTTGGGAGTTCGAGTCCAGGACCCTTGATTGCTGAATACATGGAAGGTTAGACACCACTATTTAGTATATGGATTGGTTCTTTTTCCCCTTCACTTGCCCACCCAATCGGTACAAGTACAACCTCTGAAATGGGAAAATTCTCATCAGCAATACAATTTTCTTCAATATTATGATCCAGTACCTTGGTGTTTATTTTAAGAATGAAAAAAGTATCACTTGAGGAATATTAGTCTTTTGAACAAAACAGTAATAGGTGATTCTGTTTTACTTCATTGGAAGAAAATGGAATATTGCACTTGCATCTAGAAGCTACAAACTTTGCATAAAGAATGACAAGAACAAACAAGATTTGGGGGAGGGGGGTTaaggagaaagaaaaaggaCACAAAGTAAACATAGATAGAAACACAAGATGTTTGTTTGAGCCTGACCTTTAGCCTTCAAAGGAACGGCTAGTTCACATGAACCAATTGGTAATTGCAGCTTGTCTCTGAGTTTATTCCGGTTAGGTTCATAAAGCCAGGCAGTCCCTTCATGTTGTACAAGTTCCTTACACGTAAAGAGATTTGGGATTGGGAAGCAATCAGTTACGAAAAGCACACGCACTGGATGATATCCTTTGGAAGAGGCAGCAAGTCTTGCTGCTTCAATCTGCAGGTGCAAACGAGCCACATCTCTTGACCAGCGCCCTGACTTGTTGCAGGGAAGCTTGACAGCAATGAGATCAAGCCGTGGTTTTCCTGGAACCTGGACCCTAGGTAGTGTTGGACAGGTTGGAAActcatattcttcttcttcgtctATCCATTCCGGATACAGGACTTCCCATGTAATGTTATTAGAAGCATAGTTCAGGTGAAGGACTACATGTTCTACTTCAGGTATCAGCTGCTTCCAGTGGTCAATCTCACTGTCATTGAAGTTTAATAAACCAACACCCTGATATGTGTCCTTATCCTCCAAATTTTCAAGAACTTTAGATATTTGGTCCCACTCAACATTTAGAGATGATACATAACGGGGATCAATGCCATCAAAATCTTCTCTCCAAACA
This is a stretch of genomic DNA from Lotus japonicus ecotype B-129 chromosome 1, LjGifu_v1.2. It encodes these proteins:
- the LOC130734422 gene encoding putative UDP-glucuronate:xylan alpha-glucuronosyltransferase 3, translating into MRGASSSIVEPRHRSLASFSEETSKRRSLRNKDSKDVEKALHVPLQDRSLNCRPNWKLVLVIIALGTLITIFHPPAVYNTDHASNSLSRPTFVWREDFDGIDPRYVSSLNVEWDQISKVLENLEDKDTYQGVGLLNFNDSEIDHWKQLIPEVEHVVLHLNYASNNITWEVLYPEWIDEEEEYEFPTCPTLPRVQVPGKPRLDLIAVKLPCNKSGRWSRDVARLHLQIEAARLAASSKGYHPVRVLFVTDCFPIPNLFTCKELVQHEGTAWLYEPNRNKLRDKLQLPIGSCELAVPLKAKENFYSERPRREAYATILHSAHIYVCGAITAAQSIRMAGSTRDLVILVDKTISEYHREGLAAAGWKIHTIQRIRNPKAEPEAYNEWNYSKFRLWQLTDYDKIIFIDADLLILRNIDFLFEMPEISAIGNNATLFNSGVMVVEPSNCTFKLLMDHINEIVSYNGGDQGYLNEIFTWWHRIPRHMNFLKHFWEGDEEEKKVMKTHLFGADPPILYVIHYLGNKPWLCFRDYDCNWNVDILQEFASNVAHARWWKVHDAMPENLQKFCLLRSKQKAALEWDRRQAEKGNYSDGHWKIKIKDPRLKTCFEDFCFWESMLWHWGEKNWTDNSTVNNSPPAIKTKTKSLSSS